A window of Synchiropus splendidus isolate RoL2022-P1 chromosome 9, RoL_Sspl_1.0, whole genome shotgun sequence contains these coding sequences:
- the zdhhc16a gene encoding palmitoyltransferase ZDHHC16A isoform X3 codes for MRWCPGSFLHLLRCVLPRCCSRRGRSRLPLCLRELKSYTQVLAQSLFFNSLTDSDVVFDSVFEPVLWTVDYVTRWFGTVFVYLVVVLTSSIVLIAYVVLLPLILNTYSPMWIAWHVCYGHWNLVMIAFHYYKAAKTSPGYPPTEKNDIPFVSVCKKCILPKPARTHHCGICNRCILKMDHHCPWLNNCVGHFNHRYFFSFCLFMTLGCVYCSISGRNLFLEAYNALETNYQTPAPPYTYKDRMIHKSIIYMWVLTSTVGVALGALTAWHAILISRGETSIERHINAKETKRLATWGRVYKNPFYYGKLNNWRIFLGVEKQSHWVTRVLLPSGHSPRGDGMTWDIFPLKKDLIPV; via the exons ATGCGGTGGTGTCCCGGCTCTTTTCTACATCTCCTGCGTTGTGTGTTGCCGCGGTGTTGCTCcaggagaggaaggagcagaCTGCCTTTGTGTCTGCGTGAACTGAAGTCTTACACACAGGTGTTGGCACAGTCACTTTTCTTCAACTCCCTCACAGACTCAGATGTGGTTTTTGACTCCGTTTTTGAGCCGGTGTTATGGACTGTGGATTACGTCACACGCTGGTTCGGCACC GTGTTTGTTTATCTGGTGGTGGTACTGACCAGCTCAATTGTGCTGATCGCCTATGTAGTCCTGCTTCCCCTGATTCTCAACACGTACTCCCCCATGTGGATTGCTTGGCACGTTTGCTACGGACACTGGAATCTGGTCATGATTGCTTTTCACTACTACAAGGCTGCCAAGACTTCACCAGGATACCCTCCAACT GAAAAAAACGACATTCCATTTGTGTCAGTGTGCAAAAAATGCATTCTTCCCAAACCAGCAAGGACACACCACTGTGGTATCTGCAACAG ATGCATTCTGAAAATGGATCATCATTGCC CCTGGTTGAACAACTGCGTGGGTCATTTCAACCACCGctacttcttctccttctgcctCTTCATGACTCTCGGCTGTGTCTACTGTAGCATCAGTGGGAGGAATCTCTTCCTCGAGGCGTACAACGCGCTCGAA ACCAACTACCAAACCCCTGCTCCTCCATACACCTACAAGGACCGGATGATTCATAAAAGCATAATCTATATGTGGGTTCTTACCAG CACTGTGGGCGTGGCCTTGGGAGCTCTGACTGCCTGGCATGCAATTTTAATATCCCGAGGAGAAACCAGTATAGAGCGACATATTAACGCTAAAGAAACCAAAAGACTGGCCACGTGGGGAAGG GTGTACAAAAACCCATTTTATTATGGAAAATTAAACAACTGGAGAATATTCCTGGGAGTGGAGAAGCAgag CCACTGGGTGACACGCGTCCTGCTCCCCTCAGGTCACAGCCCACGTGGTGATGGCATGACATGGGACATCTTTCCACTGAAAAAGGACTTGATCCCCGTATGA
- the mettl18 gene encoding histidine protein methyltransferase 1 homolog, translating to MSFCFNFDLQTESANGFQTEPKDGKEDAVSQHRVEKKQAVFVKEAKEHPLPSDPQLLLTDVVCETVTIGALPPLHFLNETVFEKTVSEREDEEKILTRSAEQRSDLISGVYEGGLKVWECTYDLLEVMERDGETFGGKTVLDLGCGAGLLGILSLKRGAKRVDFQDYNSTVIEQLTMPNVILNCHDDDDDDDEDSEDESGAKGRGSPSKTEPETKRKALDPSQHPLLSKCHFFSGDWETFLPLVLEKDPSPQYNIIFTSETIYNTDYYPALHMILQKLLASEGVIYLATKSHYFGVGGGLHLFKVFVEEKGVFSVDHLWDGEEGLQRHVVVLRFKK from the exons atgtcattttgtttcaatTTCGACTTGCAGACAGAAAGTGCAAATGGCTTTCAAACGGAACCGAAAGACGGAAAGGAGGACGCTGTCAGTCAACAT AGAGTTGAGAAGAAACAAGCAGTGTTTGTAAAGGAGGCGAAAGAGCACCCCCTCCCCTCTGACCCACAGCTCCTCCTCACAGATGTTGTCTGTGAAACAGTCACAATCGGAGCCTTGCCTCCTCTTCACTTTCTCAATGAGACGGTTTTTGAGAAAACTGTCTCTGAGCGGGAGGATGAAGAGAAGATCCTGACCCGCAGCGCTGAGCAGAGGTCTGATCTCATCTCCGGCGTGTACGAGGGCGGGCTGAAGGTGTGGGAGTGCACTTATGACCTCTTGGAAGTGATGGAGCGAGATGGAGAGACCTTTGGGGGGAAGACTGTTTTGGATTTAGGCTGTGGTGCGGGGCTGTTGGGGATATTATCTCTGAAGCGGGGAGCCAAGCGGGTGGACTTCCAGGACTACAACAGTACTGTGATTGAACAGCTCACTATGCCTAATGTTATTCTGAACTgccacgatgatgatgatgatgatgatgaagacagtgAAGATGAGAGTGGAGCTAAGGGGAGAGGTTCTCCATCCAAAACTGAACCGGAGACTAAAAGAAAAGCATTAGATCCGTCTCAACACCCGCTGCTGAGCAAGTGTCACTTCTTCTCCGGGGACTGGGAGACGTTTCTACCCTTAGTTCTGGAGAAAGACCCATCACCACAATACAACATCATCTTCACCTCAGAGACCATCTACAACACCGACTACTACCCGGCACTTCACATGATTCTGCAAAAACTGCTTGCTTCTGAGGGAGTCATCTACCTGGCCACCAAGTCCCACTACTTTGGAGTTGGGGGTGGGCTGCACCTTTTTAAGGTGTTTGTGGAGGAGAAGGGGGTTTTCTCTGTCGATCACCTGTGGGACGGTGAAGAAGGACTGCAAAGACATGTTGTAGTGCTGcgttttaaaaagtaa
- the zdhhc16a gene encoding palmitoyltransferase ZDHHC16A isoform X2, translating to MRWCPGSFLHLLRCVLPRCCSRRGRSRLPLCLRELKSYTQVLAQSLFFNSLTDSDVVFDSVFEPVLWTVDYVTRWFGTVFVYLVVVLTSSIVLIAYVVLLPLILNTYSPMWIAWHVCYGHWNLVMIAFHYYKAAKTSPGYPPTEKNDIPFVSVCKKCILPKPARTHHCGICNRCILKMDHHCPWLNNCVGHFNHRYFFSFCLFMTLGCVYCSISGRNLFLEAYNALERFKHMDMEKPGVPVTGMGVLIGLLPSGQTNYQTPAPPYTYKDRMIHKSIIYMWVLTSTVGVALGALTAWHAILISRGETSIERHINAKETKRLATWGRVYKNPFYYGKLNNWRIFLGVEKQSHWVTRVLLPSGHSPRGDGMTWDIFPLKKDLIPV from the exons ATGCGGTGGTGTCCCGGCTCTTTTCTACATCTCCTGCGTTGTGTGTTGCCGCGGTGTTGCTCcaggagaggaaggagcagaCTGCCTTTGTGTCTGCGTGAACTGAAGTCTTACACACAGGTGTTGGCACAGTCACTTTTCTTCAACTCCCTCACAGACTCAGATGTGGTTTTTGACTCCGTTTTTGAGCCGGTGTTATGGACTGTGGATTACGTCACACGCTGGTTCGGCACC GTGTTTGTTTATCTGGTGGTGGTACTGACCAGCTCAATTGTGCTGATCGCCTATGTAGTCCTGCTTCCCCTGATTCTCAACACGTACTCCCCCATGTGGATTGCTTGGCACGTTTGCTACGGACACTGGAATCTGGTCATGATTGCTTTTCACTACTACAAGGCTGCCAAGACTTCACCAGGATACCCTCCAACT GAAAAAAACGACATTCCATTTGTGTCAGTGTGCAAAAAATGCATTCTTCCCAAACCAGCAAGGACACACCACTGTGGTATCTGCAACAG ATGCATTCTGAAAATGGATCATCATTGCC CCTGGTTGAACAACTGCGTGGGTCATTTCAACCACCGctacttcttctccttctgcctCTTCATGACTCTCGGCTGTGTCTACTGTAGCATCAGTGGGAGGAATCTCTTCCTCGAGGCGTACAACGCGCTCGAA CGGTTTAAACATATGGATATGGAAAAGCCTGGCGTGCCGGTAACAGGGATGGGTGTTCTTATTGGCCTTCTACCTTCAGGCCAG ACCAACTACCAAACCCCTGCTCCTCCATACACCTACAAGGACCGGATGATTCATAAAAGCATAATCTATATGTGGGTTCTTACCAG CACTGTGGGCGTGGCCTTGGGAGCTCTGACTGCCTGGCATGCAATTTTAATATCCCGAGGAGAAACCAGTATAGAGCGACATATTAACGCTAAAGAAACCAAAAGACTGGCCACGTGGGGAAGG GTGTACAAAAACCCATTTTATTATGGAAAATTAAACAACTGGAGAATATTCCTGGGAGTGGAGAAGCAgag CCACTGGGTGACACGCGTCCTGCTCCCCTCAGGTCACAGCCCACGTGGTGATGGCATGACATGGGACATCTTTCCACTGAAAAAGGACTTGATCCCCGTATGA
- the zdhhc16a gene encoding palmitoyltransferase ZDHHC16A isoform X1 translates to MRWCPGSFLHLLRCVLPRCCSRRGRSRLPLCLRELKSYTQVLAQSLFFNSLTDSDVVFDSVFEPVLWTVDYVTRWFGTVFVYLVVVLTSSIVLIAYVVLLPLILNTYSPMWIAWHVCYGHWNLVMIAFHYYKAAKTSPGYPPTEKNDIPFVSVCKKCILPKPARTHHCGICNRCILKMDHHCPWLNNCVGHFNHRYFFSFCLFMTLGCVYCSISGRNLFLEAYNALERFKHMDMEKPGVPVTGMGVLIGLLPSGQVLSFQYTHISALLSALLLLLLPLMLFSVQTNYQTPAPPYTYKDRMIHKSIIYMWVLTSTVGVALGALTAWHAILISRGETSIERHINAKETKRLATWGRVYKNPFYYGKLNNWRIFLGVEKQSHWVTRVLLPSGHSPRGDGMTWDIFPLKKDLIPV, encoded by the exons ATGCGGTGGTGTCCCGGCTCTTTTCTACATCTCCTGCGTTGTGTGTTGCCGCGGTGTTGCTCcaggagaggaaggagcagaCTGCCTTTGTGTCTGCGTGAACTGAAGTCTTACACACAGGTGTTGGCACAGTCACTTTTCTTCAACTCCCTCACAGACTCAGATGTGGTTTTTGACTCCGTTTTTGAGCCGGTGTTATGGACTGTGGATTACGTCACACGCTGGTTCGGCACC GTGTTTGTTTATCTGGTGGTGGTACTGACCAGCTCAATTGTGCTGATCGCCTATGTAGTCCTGCTTCCCCTGATTCTCAACACGTACTCCCCCATGTGGATTGCTTGGCACGTTTGCTACGGACACTGGAATCTGGTCATGATTGCTTTTCACTACTACAAGGCTGCCAAGACTTCACCAGGATACCCTCCAACT GAAAAAAACGACATTCCATTTGTGTCAGTGTGCAAAAAATGCATTCTTCCCAAACCAGCAAGGACACACCACTGTGGTATCTGCAACAG ATGCATTCTGAAAATGGATCATCATTGCC CCTGGTTGAACAACTGCGTGGGTCATTTCAACCACCGctacttcttctccttctgcctCTTCATGACTCTCGGCTGTGTCTACTGTAGCATCAGTGGGAGGAATCTCTTCCTCGAGGCGTACAACGCGCTCGAA CGGTTTAAACATATGGATATGGAAAAGCCTGGCGTGCCGGTAACAGGGATGGGTGTTCTTATTGGCCTTCTACCTTCAGGCCAGGTACTGTCATTTCAGTACACACACATATCAGCTTTGTTATCTgctttgcttcttcttcttcttccattgATGTTGTTTTCCGTCCAGACCAACTACCAAACCCCTGCTCCTCCATACACCTACAAGGACCGGATGATTCATAAAAGCATAATCTATATGTGGGTTCTTACCAG CACTGTGGGCGTGGCCTTGGGAGCTCTGACTGCCTGGCATGCAATTTTAATATCCCGAGGAGAAACCAGTATAGAGCGACATATTAACGCTAAAGAAACCAAAAGACTGGCCACGTGGGGAAGG GTGTACAAAAACCCATTTTATTATGGAAAATTAAACAACTGGAGAATATTCCTGGGAGTGGAGAAGCAgag CCACTGGGTGACACGCGTCCTGCTCCCCTCAGGTCACAGCCCACGTGGTGATGGCATGACATGGGACATCTTTCCACTGAAAAAGGACTTGATCCCCGTATGA